A window of the Fusarium poae strain DAOMC 252244 chromosome 3, whole genome shotgun sequence genome harbors these coding sequences:
- a CDS encoding hypothetical protein (BUSCO:59455at5125), with the protein MGLWPFSSESRADAIRSGDAIPNRQERKICWAARDAYFNCLDANNIVDATKDPSATKRACPTETVDFERDCAAAWVKYFKQWRVADIQKKRRLDELRAQGAQEMTVTTSFAPEGGAGEKGKGVEDIQAMLNKKK; encoded by the coding sequence atgggTTTGTGGCCGTTCTCAAGCGAATCCCGCGCCGACGCCATCCGCTCCGGCGATGCCATTCCCAACCGTCAAGAGCGCAAGATCTGCTGGGCCGCCCGCGATGCCTATTTCAACTGTCTCGACGCCAACAATATTGTCGACGCTACCAAGGACCCTTCCGCCACTAAGCGCGCCTGTCCGACAGAGACGGTAGACTTTGAACGGGATTGCGCTGCTGCTTGGGTCAAGTACTTCAAGCAGTGGCGAGTAGCCGATATCCAGAAAAAGCGACGTCTGGATGAATTGAGAGCGCAGGGTGCCCAGGAGATGACGGTCACAACGAGCTTCGCGCCTGAGGGTGGTGCCGGGGAGAAGGGTAAGGGTGTGGAGGATATTCAAGCCATgttgaacaagaagaagtaa
- a CDS encoding hypothetical protein (BUSCO:7285at5125), whose product MPSFLPDQHNSTIYNNNPDILDLDPTNQFGLANKERVNGGSIRHARSDTINERFDESSISSTHASEVSDSTPAHMNGNSNGTRPTSMSSVSNGKSATATRPTRHNDAADVDNFGQKPTLNGTTNLADRTRHHSSDVNGMDSNTNSTNNHQHYNNLSKPLPSEPQHSEEVSEKPQNGGIDRTHKLATSPVPAEPRGSLTNTNLDAAQTVPARTNGAHRLSSPPIYNPSSAAASSTGHLQAPPPGLKQRHTLDVPKYVPGRASKDGMDTAQASGRFSPTNAGTPSGRRPSLSMGRRPTRSMQSDGPRDEIVPDEDALRWAEALRQKRASKRRRKEEEDDDRVLVGTKVDETHANWETAYNMLTGIRVSVSRTNAKLDRELTDADFDTKQKSTFDIAGNELVPSAKYDFKFKDYAPWVFRRLRSLFHLDPADYLMSLTGKYILSELGSPGKSGSFFYFSRDYKYIIKTIHHAEHKFLRKILKEYYQHVKDNPNMLLSQFYGLHRVKMPYGKKIHFVVMNNLFPPHRDIHTTFDLKGSTIGRDYREEDLEKNPRATLKDLNWLRRQRSLELGIQKKRMFLEQLQRDVALLKRLKIMDYSLLVGIHDVARGNEENLRDKTLQVFNPGGEKSPDDEPNSVLLRTPSKLENQRKARELRQMIRQERPVPMGQSANKMPDELQEGQHRPGWVFGQDDGGFRATHEDNTPGDEIYYLGVIDCLTHYGIIKKIEHFWKGLSSDKTQISALPPDQYGDRFYHFIEGVTMSTEEAHREAERRHQEILEAQRSEARVSSWNSRRRSSQPVPPVPSHGPPPPPGPRSPEAQETVEKANREAERSERHGYTEDQIPDRVLSTGTIKDTRDSLQHEPILPVVQEAGENGRDDNEVRPLTLPKDLNKSLPPTRAPPPTPPKPGYPGAGSADSGYAGFGNGTALGNGYTSQQRVSIDSLNKELPPLPRKDGTDNSGVRMVA is encoded by the exons ATGCCATCGTTTCTTCCCGATCAGCACAATTCGACAATTTACAATAACAACCCCGACATCCTCGACCTTGATCCCACGAACCAGTTCGGTCTAGCGAACAAGGAGAGGGTGAATGGGGGTTCTATCCGCCACGCCCGATCCGACACCATAAATGAGCGTTTTGACGAGAGCTCCATTTCTTCTACACACGCGTCTGAAGTTTCCGACTCAACACCGGCGCATATGAATGGCAACAGTAACGGCACACGGCCTACGAGCATGAGCTCTGTTTCTAACGGAAAATCAGCTACGGCTACTCGCCCTACCCGACACAACGATGCCGCCGACGTCGATAACTTTGGGCAGAAGCCCACGTTGAACGGTACTACAAACCTTGCCGACCGTACTCGCCATCATTCCTCCGACGTCAATGGCATGGATTCTAACACAAATTCCACTAATAACCATCAacattataataatttatcaAAACCTCTCCCATCAGAACCTCAACACTCAGAAGAGGTTTCTGAAAAACCTCAGAACGGAGGCATTGATAGAACCCATAAGCTTGCGACCTCACCAGTCCCTGCGGAACCGCGAGGCTCCCTCACCAACACAAACCTTGATGCGGCGCAGACAGTGCCGGCTCGTACCAATGGTGCCCACAGATTGTCATCCCCACCAATCTACAACCCTTCGAGTGCGGCAGCTTCCTCAACAGGGCATCTCCAAGCTCCTCCCCCTGGTCTCAAGCAACGGCATACTCTTGATGTGCCCAAGTACGTCCCAGGTCGTGCATCCAAGGACGGCATGGACACTGCCCAGGCTAGCGGCCGCTTCTCTCCTACTAACGCCGGAACCCCTAGTGGTCGACGACCTTCATTGAGTATGGGTCGAAGGCCAACCCGGTCAATGCAGTCAGACGGGCCTCGAGATGAGATCGTGCCAGACGAGGATGCGCTCCGCTGGGCAGAGGCTTTGCGACAAAAGCGGGCCAGTAAACGAAGGagaaaggaagaggaggacgatGATCGAGTCCTTGTCGGTACCAAGGTTGACGAGACTCATGCTAACTGGGAGACCGCCTACAACATGCTTACGGGTATTCGTGTTTCAGTTTCGAGAACGAATGCCAAACTCGACCGAGAGTTGACAGATGCCGATTTTGATACTAAGCAGAAGTCGACATTTGACATTGCCGGTAATGAGCTGGTACCGTCTGCAAAGTACGATTTCAAGTTCAAGGACTACGCTCCTTGGGTTTTCCGCCGCCTCCGATCTCTTTTCCACCTAGACCCTGCCGATTATCTCATGTCACTCACCGGCAAGTACATACTGTCGGAGCTTGGCTCTCCTGGCAAAAGTGGAAGCTTCTTTTACTTTTCACGAGATTACAAGTATATCATTAAAACCATCCACCACGCCGAGCATAAGTTCCTGCGCAAGATTCTCAAGGAATATTACCAGCATGTCAAGGACAACCCCAATATGCTTCTTTCGCAATTCTACGGTCTCCACCGCGTTAAGATGCCGTATGGCAAGAAAATCCACTTCGTTGTGATGAACAACCTCTTCCCCCCACACCGAGATATTCACACTACCTTTGATTTGAAGGGATCTACCATTGGCCGAGATTACCGGGAGGAGGATCTGGAGAAGAACCCTCGCGCAACACTGAAGGATCTCAATTGGCTCAGGCGGCAGAGAAGCCTGGAGTTGGGCATTCAGAAGAAACGCATGTTTCTGGAGCAACTACAACGAGACGTCGCTTTATTAAAACGACTTAAGATCATGGACTACTCATTACTGGTTGGCATACATGACGTCGCACGAGGGAACGAGGAAAACCTTCGCGACAAGACGCTTCAAGTGTTCAACCCTGGTGGTGAGAAGTCTCCCGACGACGAACCCAACTCAGTTCTTCTTCGCACACCATCCAAATTAGAGAATCAACGCAAGGCCAGGGAGCTACGACAGATGATTCGCCAGGAGCGGCCAGTACCCATGGGTCAATCAGCGAACAAGATGCCAGATGAGCTGCAAGAGGGCCAGCATCGTCCTGGGTGGGTTTTCGGGCAAGACGATGGCGGTTTTAGGGCAACCCACGAAGACAACACACCGGGGGATGAGATTTACTACCTCGGAGTCATCGACTGCCTCACTCAT TATGGAATTATCAAAAAGATCGAGCATTTCTGGAAGGGCTTGTCCAGTGACAAGACACAAATCTCGGCTTTGCCACCCGACCAGTATGGTGACCGATTCTACCATTTCATTGAGGGCGTCACTATGTCGACAGAGGAAGCTCACAGGGAGGCCGAGAGAAGGCACCAAGAGATACTTGAGGCGCAACGCTCAGAGGCAAGAGTCTCGAGCTGGAATTCTCGTCGTAGGTCATCTCAACCTGTTCCTCCAGTACCAAGTCATGGTCCTCCTCCACCACCCGGTCCGCGATCTCCAGAAGCGCAGGAAACGGTCGAGAAGGCCAATAGGGAGGCTGAACGCTCAGAGAGACATGGCTACACTGAGGACCAGATACCAGATCGAGTTTTGTCTACTGGCACTATCAAGGACACTCGCGATTCTCTGCAACACGAACCTATCCTTCCTGTGGTGCAAGAGGCAGGCGAAAACGGACGCGATGACAATGAGGTACGGCCTTTGACACTCCCCAAGGACCTCAACAAAAGCCTCCCGCCTACTAGAGCACCGCCACCAACTCCCCCCAAGCCTGGCTATCCTGGAGCAGGAAGTGCGGATAGCGGATATGCAGGTTTCGGTAATGGCACAGCTCTCGGCAACGGCTATACGTCTCAACAAAGGGTCAGCATTGACAGCCTTAACAAGGAGCTGCCTCCACTACCGAGAAAGGATGGCACAGACAACAGTGGCGTTCGGATGGTAGCTTAA